In one Sporomusa sphaeroides DSM 2875 genomic region, the following are encoded:
- a CDS encoding TetR/AcrR family transcriptional regulator produces MFPISRVTKDPQVRQAELMDTALELFLANGYQKTTVQDIVKHVNVAQGTFYYYFPSKEAILEAILISHVQNMIAEIQAFKPDNILEKLQFFINRFYRLSYLGEPGLISKVLYKEKQGLLINKLWRQTITITNPLLSHILEQCNQAGVTHVIHIDETLCFFGGVMAALLEASSPLEFGHESNPQILRAKLTIAEKMLETLFGASPGSIHLDEPQVI; encoded by the coding sequence GTGTTTCCTATTTCTAGAGTTACCAAAGATCCTCAGGTGCGCCAGGCTGAGTTAATGGACACAGCACTGGAACTCTTTCTTGCCAACGGATATCAAAAAACGACTGTGCAGGACATTGTCAAACACGTCAATGTGGCGCAAGGAACCTTTTACTATTATTTCCCTTCAAAAGAGGCCATTTTGGAAGCTATCCTGATTAGTCATGTGCAAAATATGATAGCTGAAATTCAGGCGTTTAAGCCTGACAATATTTTAGAAAAACTTCAATTTTTTATTAATCGCTTTTACCGGTTGAGCTACCTTGGCGAACCGGGATTAATCAGCAAGGTGTTGTATAAAGAAAAACAAGGGTTGTTAATCAATAAATTATGGCGCCAAACCATTACCATAACCAATCCGCTTTTGTCACACATTCTTGAGCAATGCAACCAGGCCGGAGTGACTCATGTTATTCACATAGATGAAACCCTCTGTTTTTTTGGCGGTGTTATGGCCGCACTGCTGGAAGCAAGTTCACCTCTGGAGTTTGGCCACGAGTCCAATCCCCAAATTTTGAGAGCCAAATTAACAATTGCCGAAAAAATGTTAGAGACTTTGTTTGGAGCCTCCCCCGGCAGCATTCATTTAGATGAACCTCAAGTTAT
- a CDS encoding ABC transporter ATP-binding protein — protein MKYIGRLLYASKEYYWMLASAVASIVIYTALNLIGPGLISNLIDLLTGNFSKANIPEVQRLALLLFCTYLLRAFFRLGSDYWAHCAAWNIVAKMRIKVYDHLQKLSLGYYSDKQTGQIMSRVMNDTAQFELLIAHAIPNILSSALIVAGVAILLVLLNPWLALLTFIPVPFMVAFSLYYSKKIYPAYSLHQTCLGDMNAVLQDNLTGLKEIQLFGRQNSASEVFSFQTYRWRDAVMKVVWLGGIYHPTVEAVLSLGTVVVVGFGGIMALEGILSVGDIVRFLLYLTLFYAPIATLVTSVDSLLQAVAGAERVFDLLDAEPEIKDKPAALRLPAAKGHLVFENVTFSYDKASPVLEDISFTIAPGEMVAFVGPTGVGKTTIASLITRFYDPNSGRIKFDGVDLRDIELASLRSQMSVVPQEVFLFNGTIAENIAYGRPDATPEELIQAAKKAYIHDFIASLPQGYASLVGERGILLSGGQKQRLAIARALLRNTPLLILDEATASVDMEAEKQIQKAIQQLAGTRTLLVIAHRLSTVRRADKIIVLDDTNIVEQGSHEELLAKAGLYARLCASQIA, from the coding sequence ATGAAATATATCGGAAGATTACTTTACGCATCAAAGGAATATTATTGGATGCTTGCCAGCGCAGTTGCCAGTATTGTCATCTACACCGCGCTCAACCTGATTGGTCCCGGTTTAATCAGTAATCTCATCGACTTACTGACAGGCAATTTCAGCAAAGCAAATATTCCCGAGGTTCAACGCCTCGCCCTATTGCTGTTCTGTACCTATCTGCTCCGGGCATTTTTTCGTCTGGGCAGTGACTATTGGGCACATTGTGCCGCCTGGAATATCGTTGCCAAAATGCGGATCAAGGTATATGATCATTTGCAGAAACTATCATTAGGCTATTATAGTGACAAACAAACCGGACAGATTATGAGCAGGGTGATGAACGACACAGCTCAGTTTGAATTGCTTATCGCCCACGCCATTCCTAATATTTTAAGCAGTGCACTTATTGTAGCCGGAGTTGCTATTTTGCTGGTACTGCTTAACCCCTGGCTGGCTCTTTTGACCTTTATCCCGGTTCCCTTTATGGTGGCTTTCAGCCTGTACTACAGTAAAAAAATTTATCCAGCCTACAGCCTGCATCAAACCTGTTTGGGCGACATGAATGCCGTACTGCAGGATAACCTCACCGGATTAAAAGAAATTCAGCTTTTTGGCCGGCAAAACAGCGCGTCAGAAGTCTTTAGTTTCCAGACATACAGATGGCGGGACGCAGTTATGAAGGTTGTCTGGCTAGGCGGTATCTATCATCCGACTGTGGAAGCCGTTCTATCACTGGGCACAGTCGTGGTGGTTGGTTTTGGCGGCATCATGGCATTAGAAGGAATTCTAAGTGTCGGCGATATTGTACGATTTCTGTTATATCTCACCCTGTTTTATGCCCCGATTGCCACCTTAGTTACCTCAGTTGACAGTCTCCTCCAGGCTGTTGCCGGAGCTGAACGCGTATTTGACCTTCTGGATGCCGAACCTGAGATTAAAGATAAGCCTGCTGCCCTCCGCCTGCCGGCCGCTAAGGGACACCTTGTTTTTGAAAACGTCACTTTTAGTTATGACAAAGCTTCCCCGGTATTAGAGGACATCTCGTTTACAATAGCACCAGGAGAAATGGTGGCTTTTGTCGGCCCCACCGGTGTAGGTAAAACCACCATCGCTTCATTAATTACCCGCTTTTATGACCCGAACTCCGGCCGGATTAAGTTCGACGGGGTTGATCTGCGCGATATTGAGCTTGCATCCTTGCGCAGCCAAATGAGCGTAGTGCCTCAGGAAGTATTTTTATTTAATGGCACGATTGCTGAAAACATTGCTTATGGGAGGCCGGATGCAACCCCGGAAGAACTGATACAAGCGGCAAAAAAAGCGTATATTCATGACTTCATTGCCTCACTGCCACAAGGCTACGCTTCCCTGGTAGGTGAGCGGGGAATCCTGCTGTCCGGCGGTCAAAAGCAACGTCTGGCAATTGCGCGGGCACTTTTGCGCAACACCCCGCTGCTAATTCTGGATGAAGCAACAGCATCTGTCGATATGGAAGCCGAAAAACAAATTCAAAAGGCGATCCAGCAGCTTGCCGGAACCAGGACCCTGCTGGTCATTGCTCACCGTCTTTCCACCGTACGCCGGGCAGACAAAATCATTGTGCTGGATGATACCAACATTGTTGAGCAGGGGTCGCATGAAGAACTGTTGGCAAAAGCAGGGCTGTATGCCCGCCTCTGTGCTTCTCAAATAGCGTGA
- a CDS encoding ABC transporter substrate-binding protein produces MPIRLNRNINFLLISCLLALSLTGCGTLPPDPSKGLPVISTGTGYPSVTITNFDAAGNLVEYTYRQIPTRVVVTHPGATELLLELGLEDRILATVAPYGPPLERLREKYAKTKILQAQYAPSREEILDLEPDMVIGWPHHFSENVFGDIQSWHTRGVATFIVPSTLRQTKPLLENNVYTYIADIGKIFGIPDQANQYIQDCRQRVARVEAAVRNIPQKKTVLVLQDHLDGKFSLYDSSYLVSSLIASAGGQHIGDTLTAIVGAEEVLSHDPDFILFVSVNRKDAAKDLTDQEAITHLKGIRELQSMRAIEQGNIINVPFFSVNNGGVRIIDVVEKIAKTLYPECFD; encoded by the coding sequence ATGCCGATAAGGCTGAATAGAAACATCAACTTCCTACTGATAAGCTGTTTACTCGCATTATCGCTCACAGGCTGCGGCACCCTGCCGCCAGATCCGTCGAAAGGTCTGCCTGTTATTTCCACCGGCACAGGCTACCCGTCTGTGACCATTACTAATTTTGATGCCGCCGGGAACCTGGTGGAATATACATACCGCCAGATTCCCACCCGTGTGGTCGTTACTCATCCGGGCGCAACCGAACTCCTGCTGGAATTAGGCCTCGAAGACCGTATCCTGGCTACAGTCGCACCCTATGGCCCTCCGTTGGAGCGATTGAGAGAAAAATATGCCAAAACAAAAATTTTGCAGGCCCAGTATGCCCCCTCCCGGGAGGAAATACTGGACCTGGAACCTGACATGGTGATTGGCTGGCCCCACCACTTCAGTGAAAATGTCTTTGGCGATATACAAAGCTGGCATACACGGGGCGTGGCAACCTTCATTGTCCCCAGTACCTTACGCCAAACAAAGCCCCTGCTGGAAAATAACGTCTACACTTATATTGCCGATATCGGTAAAATTTTTGGCATACCGGATCAGGCCAATCAATATATCCAGGACTGCCGGCAGCGTGTTGCCCGCGTAGAGGCAGCAGTACGGAACATCCCGCAAAAGAAAACCGTCTTGGTCTTGCAGGATCATTTAGACGGCAAGTTTTCCCTGTATGACAGCAGCTATCTTGTCAGCTCGCTGATTGCCAGTGCCGGCGGCCAACACATCGGCGACACGCTGACAGCTATCGTCGGTGCCGAAGAAGTATTGTCCCACGACCCCGATTTCATCCTCTTCGTATCCGTCAATAGGAAAGATGCTGCCAAAGATCTTACCGATCAGGAAGCGATAACTCACCTGAAAGGCATCCGGGAACTGCAAAGTATGCGGGCCATTGAGCAGGGGAATATCATCAATGTCCCTTTCTTTAGTGTAAATAACGGCGGAGTACGTATAATAGATGTTGTGGAAAAAATCGCCAAAACATTATATCCGGAATGCTTTGACTAG
- a CDS encoding FecCD family ABC transporter permease, whose translation MMQVPSRQPFPFDAVIRKKQVFLGWTTVLITGVLVSVLLAVCFGTVKIAPEAALKIILFKMFHMNIGDIAAQASRAHLDIIWEIRFPRILMAVITGAGLAMCGTAMQSSVQNPLADPYILGISAGASLGATFSILLNASGIFSGLPTAFWAFIGALAASLLVMVLSGIGSQVSTVKMVLAGTIANALFSAFSSFIIYIASSAEGIRTVTFWTMGSLAAAKWNNILLPGLGVLLGSIFLLAQSRNLNALLLGEEAATTLGITLQTVRRNIILVTALLTGLIVSSCGVIGFVGLIIPHIVRGFVGSDHRRLLPSAMLTGALFLIWADVLARTALPSGELPIGIITALIGAPFFMYVLFKNSLGFSNK comes from the coding sequence ATGATGCAAGTACCCTCTCGGCAACCCTTTCCCTTTGATGCAGTTATCCGCAAAAAACAAGTTTTTCTCGGCTGGACAACAGTACTGATAACCGGCGTTCTAGTATCAGTGCTGCTGGCGGTTTGTTTTGGAACGGTAAAAATTGCCCCCGAAGCGGCCTTAAAGATTATTTTGTTCAAAATGTTCCACATGAATATTGGCGATATTGCTGCCCAGGCATCACGCGCTCATCTGGACATCATCTGGGAAATCCGGTTTCCCCGCATCCTTATGGCTGTTATTACCGGAGCCGGGCTGGCTATGTGCGGCACTGCCATGCAATCTTCGGTGCAAAATCCACTGGCTGATCCTTATATTTTGGGCATATCGGCCGGAGCTTCACTTGGTGCCACCTTTTCTATCCTGCTTAACGCGTCCGGCATATTTTCCGGCTTGCCAACCGCCTTTTGGGCTTTCATTGGAGCACTGGCTGCCTCTTTGTTGGTCATGGTACTATCAGGTATCGGCAGTCAGGTATCCACAGTCAAAATGGTGTTGGCCGGCACTATCGCCAATGCGTTATTTAGTGCCTTTTCCAGCTTTATTATCTACATTGCCAGCAGCGCTGAAGGCATCCGCACGGTAACGTTCTGGACAATGGGTTCACTGGCTGCCGCCAAATGGAACAATATATTGCTCCCAGGCCTGGGTGTACTGTTAGGTTCTATATTCCTCCTGGCACAGTCGCGTAATCTCAATGCCCTGCTGCTTGGCGAAGAAGCTGCCACCACCTTAGGCATTACGTTACAAACTGTGCGGCGAAATATCATTCTTGTTACCGCCCTGCTCACCGGCCTGATTGTTTCCTCCTGTGGGGTAATCGGCTTTGTCGGCTTAATCATACCCCATATTGTCCGTGGGTTTGTGGGTTCTGATCATAGACGGCTCTTACCATCTGCCATGCTGACAGGAGCACTCTTCCTCATTTGGGCAGATGTGCTGGCGCGAACAGCGCTGCCATCAGGCGAACTGCCGATTGGCATTATTACCGCACTGATCGGCGCACCTTTTTTCATGTATGTTTTATTTAAGAATTCGCTTGGATTTTCTAATAAGTAG
- a CDS encoding ABC transporter ATP-binding protein, with amino-acid sequence MDLSLKNINVTLCQKNIIQDVSLDAKKGQFVGIIGPNGSGKSTLLRTIYRVIQPTTGTILLDGNDYKKVKLAESAKKMAVVGQFNNINFDFTVFDMVMMGRTPHKSFLGTNNRSDYELTLEAIRKVGMEHYADRSFSTLSGGEKQRVTLARALAQQPEILVLDEPTNHLDIKYQLQLLTIVKSLGIGILAALHDLSLAAMYCDKLYVMQDGKLIAHGSPKEVLTPGLVRDVYEIDCDIRENPDTGYLSITYYPTHRYA; translated from the coding sequence ATGGATTTATCACTGAAGAATATCAATGTGACCCTTTGCCAAAAAAACATCATCCAGGATGTCTCACTAGATGCTAAAAAAGGGCAATTTGTTGGGATTATCGGCCCAAACGGCAGCGGCAAATCTACCCTGTTGCGTACCATCTACCGGGTAATCCAACCGACAACCGGCACCATTCTCTTGGACGGTAATGACTACAAAAAAGTCAAACTGGCGGAATCGGCCAAAAAGATGGCTGTAGTCGGACAGTTTAATAACATAAATTTTGATTTTACCGTGTTTGATATGGTAATGATGGGACGAACACCTCATAAGAGCTTCCTTGGTACCAATAACCGTTCCGATTATGAACTTACACTGGAGGCAATCCGCAAAGTAGGTATGGAGCACTATGCCGACCGTAGTTTCTCAACACTTTCCGGCGGAGAAAAGCAACGGGTTACTCTTGCCCGGGCGCTGGCACAACAGCCCGAGATACTGGTTCTGGACGAACCGACCAATCATCTGGATATCAAGTATCAACTGCAGCTGCTTACCATTGTAAAATCACTGGGAATTGGAATTCTTGCGGCTTTGCATGACCTCAGCCTGGCTGCCATGTACTGTGACAAACTTTATGTGATGCAGGACGGCAAGCTGATTGCCCATGGCTCTCCCAAAGAAGTCTTGACTCCCGGTCTGGTACGGGATGTGTATGAAATTGATTGTGACATCCGGGAAAACCCCGATACCGGCTATTTGTCGATAACGTACTATCCTACCCACCGGTATGCATAA